In the genome of Enterococcus sp. DIV2402, the window AGAACCCAAAGAAGTAGTTGTTAAAGTCAAGTCGATTGAAAAACAACCAGAGAAAAAAATTAAAAAGAAATTAAGTTATATGGAGAAGAAAGAATGGGAAACCATTGAAGATGATATTGCTAAATTAGAAGAACAAATGGATCTTTATACAGAAGAAATGAATCACCAAGGTGACAACTTTACGAAGCTACAAGAGTTACAACATGCGCTGACAGAAACGGAAAAATTGTTAGATGAAAAAATGGAACGTTGGGCGTATTTAAGTGAACTAGCTGACGAGTAGGAGGAAGATAAATGGAACAAGCATACCTTGACTTAGGTAAAAAAATTCTTGAAGAAGGCAATCAAAAAGGTGATCGGACAGGAACAGGAACAAAAAGTATTTTTGGTCATCAAATGCGTTTTGATTTGCAACAGGGATTTCCTTTATTAACGACTAAACGTGTTCCTTTTGGATTAATTAAAAGTGAGCTATTATGGTTTTTAAAAGGTGATACGAATATTCGCTATTTATTACAACATAATAATCATATTTGGGATGAGTGGGCGTTTGAACGTTATGTTAAAAGTTCTGACTATCAAGGACCCGATATGACAGATTTTGGTCGTCGTTGTCTAATAGATGAAGAATTTAATGAAGTGTATCAAAAAGAATTGGCAGCTTTTTGCCAAAAAATTGTAGACGATGAAGCATTTGCGAAACAACATGGTGATTTAGGAAAAGTATATGGTTATCAATGGCGCCATTGGGAAACGGTCAACGGTGGTTTTATTGATCAAATTCAAGATTTAATCAGTATGATTAAAACAAATCCTAATTCGAGACGTTTAATTGTTTCAGCGTGGAATCCAGAAGATGTTCCTACAATGGCACTGCCTCCATGTCATACGATGTTTCAGTTCTATGTGAATGATGGTAAATTAAGTTGTCAGCTATATCAACGGAGTGCCGATGTTTTTTTAGGAGTTCCTTTTAATATTGCTAGTTACGCTTTGTTGACGCATTTAATTGCTCACGAAACCGGCCTTGCAGTTGGCGAATTTATCCATACTTTAGGTGATGCTCACCTTTATAATAATCACTTTGATCAAATGAGTGAACAATTAACACGTGATGTACGACCTGCGCCTAAATTGATTTTAAATGAAGACAAACAATCAATTTTTGATTTTGAAATGACAGATATCACACTTGAAGGATACAATCCACATCCAACAATTAAAGCACCAATTGCAGTGTAGGAGAAAGAAGGGAAATAAATGTTAGTAGCACTTTGGGCACAAGATAAAAATGGTCTCATTGGAAAGGATAATCAACTTCCATGGAGTTTGCCAGCAGACTTAAAATTTTTTAAAGAAACCACCATTGGTAATACGATTGTAATGGGAAGAAAAACATTTGAAGGAATGGGAAAACGTGCGTTGCCCTCTCGTCAAACAATTGTTCTAACGAGAGATAAGAATTATCAAAGCGAAGGCGTTTTAGTTATGCATACCGTAGAAGAAATTCTTGACTATGCTAAACAATCAGGTCATCCAGTCTATATTATCGGTGGAGCATTAATTTTCAAAGATTATTTACCTTATTGTGACCAATTACTTCGAACGATGATTGATGAAGAATTTGATGGTGACATTTATATGCCTGAAATTGATTGGTCTCAGTGGGAATTAGTCCAATCAACAGAGGGTGTAGTAGACGAAAAAAATAAATATGCACATCGATATGAAACATTTGAGCGCAAATAAAAAGAAGCAGTTCGAGCATCGAACTGCTTCTTTTTTAAGTGAAAAATAAAACAGAAAAATACATCAGACCTGCGCCTAACATGACAAATAAATGCCAAACAACATGCATAAACCGCACATGTTTTAAGCTATAAAACAAGGCGCCTACTGTATAAGAAACACCGCCACTGGCTAATAGAATAGTTCCCCAAAGTCCAAGCGACTGTGTCAATGGTTGAAAAGCGAATAAACATAACCATCCCATAATGATGTAAATAACAGTTGAGATTTTCGAAACGGTTTCTTGCTTGTGCAGGGTAATGGATTTGTACACGATACCACTGATGGCTAACAGCCAAATCGCTACAAATAAGGTCCAACCTAACCATCCTTGGATGCTTAATAAACAAAATGGCGTGTAGCTACCAGCAATTAATAAAAAAATCGATGCATGATCAAAGACTTGAAAGACTTTTTTCGCTTTGGTAAAAATTAAGCTGTGAAACAAGGTAGAAAATAAAAATAACAAAATCATCGTGGAACCGTATAACGCATAAGAAACGACATGAATTGGCGAGCCTAAATGTGCGCCTTTGACTAACAAAATGACCAGGCCAGCGATACTAAGTCCAAAGCCTACACCATGTGTGACGGCATTTAGTACTTCATTGACGATGAGATATTTACGAGTAAATTTAGATGTTTCCATAAATGGTTGCCTCTTTTCATTTGGAAATTAGTTAAGTTAGATGAAAAATTAATTTTTGTTTGTTATACTAAAGGGAAGAAATGGTTCATTAGTATTCTAACACGAAACAGGACCAGTGTTAAAGAGAGAGTGAAAGAAGAATGGGAAATCTTAAGATAGTTACTGATTCATCTTGTACAATGAAAAAAAGTGTGAGAGATCAGTTGAATATTCATGTAGTGCCATTATCAGTGATGATTGATGGTGTGGTGTATCGTGATGACGATCAGCTACCTGGAGAAAAATTCATGGAAATGATGTCAACTTCCAAAGAGTTACCAAAGACCAGTCAACCGCCAATCGGTGAATTTGCTGAATTATATGATGAATTAGGAAAAGATGGTAGTGAAATTTTATCTATTCATATGACCAAAGCATTAAGTGGAACGGTTGAGGCTGCTAGACAAGCAAGTAACCTTTCAAAAAGTAACGTAACAGTTGTAGAAACTGATATGACAGACCAAGGACTATCTTTTGCAGTGATTCGAGCAGCAGAATTAGCACAAGAAGGAAAAAGCTTAAATGAAGTTTTACCAGTTGTTCAAAATATTTTAAGCAATACAAAACTATTTATTGGCTTATCGACATTGGAAAATCTAGTAAAAGGTGGTCGAATCAGTCGTGCAAAAGGAATGCTGTCTAGTTTTCTAAATATGCGTGTTATTATGGAATTAAAAAATTCTGAATTAATTCCAGTCGTTAAAGGCCGTGGTGTCAAGACATTTAACAAATGGTTTGAAGAACTAAAAAATGAGTTAAAAAATAATCCAGCAGTCAAGCAAATAGGAATTTCCTATGCAGGTGGGTTAGAGCAATCTGAAAAATTCAAACGTGAATTGCAAGAAATCTTCCCTAAAATGGATATTTGTTTGTTGCATACCACACCAATTATTGCTACGCATACAGGTGAAGGCGCATTTGCGATTATGTATTATACAGAATAGTCGAAGAAGTTCATTTGAATGTACGCTTCTAGGTTAGATCGAACAATCTAACTTAGAGGCGTATTTCATTTTAGGTGTTTTTTGTTTAAAAATAGTTTATTAAAAGAACGCTTAGTATGTTTTTTTATTATTTTCTGATAAAATAGCAGAGAAATCAGAAGATGGAGGGACGCAAACGTGAAGATTCAAAAAATAATAGGACCAATTATTGTGGTTTTTTTACTGGCATTTTTGACTTTTTTGGTCCTTCAACAAGCTTTTCCTAAAGTTCAACCAAGGTTAAATGGGACAAGCCAAGTTGCTACAGAAAAATACAAAGAAACGATTCGTTATACTGCTTTAGGGGATTCCTTAACAGAAGGCGTGGGTGATGATACGAAACGTGGCGGTTTTGTACCGATTGTCGCCAATGATTTACAAGAAGAATTTCAGTTAACCAGTGTCGAAGTTGAGAATTATGGTGTCGCAGGTGAACGTAGTGACCAAATTTATAAACGTTTAAAAAAGGAAACTGAGATTCAGAACAATATGGCAGAATCCGACATTATCACGTTAACTGTTGGTGGAAATGATTTAATGAAAGTCATTCAAAATAACATCTTTGGTTTGTCAATGAAGACTTTTGAGAAGCCTTTAAAGAAATATCAAACGCAATTAACTGAGCTATTAACAGAGTTACGAAATTTAAATCCTCATGCACCTATTTATGTGGTCGGGGTGTATAATCCGTTTTATGTCAATTTTCCAGAGATTACAGATATGCAGACGATTGTAGATAATTGGAATGAAGGGACGAAAGAAATTGTTGAAGAAAATGAAAATGTCTATTTTATTCCAATTAATGAGTTGATTGCTTCTGGATTAGGCGAGCCTGCAATCACAGTTCAAACAGAAGATAGCTCTAGAGAAACAGGCAATGATTTGAATATTGTTAAAAATAATGTGTTGTATGATAAAGATAAATTCCATCCGAATAATATTGGTTATCAATTGATGGCTAAAGCAGTTAAAGATGAACTAATCAGCACTAAAAATGAATGGTTACTAAAGGAGAGTGAGTAGATGACCCCCGAAGAAAAACCAAGCACCAAAAAAACTTTTTCGTGGAAAGAATGGAATAAATGGAAAGTTGCTTTTTTTGTATTAATTGGTATTGTAATAGGTAGCAGTATTTTTTTATTCACACGAATTACTGAAAAAAGAGATTTTACAAAACATGATATTCCTGAATTGGTTGAACGTGAAGGCAGTCCAGTTTTAAATATTCGTAGTAATAAAGAACAAATCAATTCACTGATTGATTTTTATTTAGATGAATATCAACAAGATACAGATGTCAAATATGAATTTCGTTTGGAAAATGAAGCATTATTGACGGGTGAATTTAAAATTTTAGGTTTTCCAGTAACATTTTATCTTTATTTTGATCCGTATGTGATGGATAATGGGAATGTGCAATTGAAAGCAAAAAGTTTATCAATTGGGACACTTGGCGTACCGATTACCGAAGTCATGAAAATGATTCAAAGAAACTACGATATGCCCAAATGGATTGAGATCAATCCTAAAGAAGAGACAGTTATGTTGCGATTAGATCAATTCCGTATGCAAAACGGTCTGTTCTTAAAAGCAGATAAAATAAATTTGGTTGATGATGAGATTCAAGTGAGCTTATATTTACCTGAATCCAAAGAAAAGGAGTGACAAAGATGGAAAGAGCTATTTTTGCAGGAGGTTGTTTTTGGTGTATGATACAACCTTTTGATGAACTACCAGGAATTCATTCAGTACTGTCAGGTTATACAGGTGGTCATGTGGAGAATCCAACGTATGAGCAAGTGTGTAGTCATACAACTGGACACACAGAAGCAGTGGAAATTATTTTTGACCCAGAATTGATTTCGTTTAAAGATTTAGTAGAAATCTACTGGCAACAAACAGATCCAACCGATGCATTTGGTCAATTTGAAGACCGTGGAGACAATTACCGTCCAGTGATTTTCTACTTTAATGACGAACAAAAGAAAATCGCCGAAGAAAGTAAGCAAGCCTTACAGGATTCTGGCCGTTTTGATAAACCGATTGTGACAAGTATTGAATCAGCGCAACCGTTTTATCCAGCAGAATTGTATCATCAAGACTATTATAAGAAAAATCCAACGAACTTTGAGCGTAGTCATGCCCGAAGAGAAGCATTTTTAAAAGAGAACTGGTGAGTATATGAGAAGAAGCTTTTATCAGTATTTGATGACGTTGAAAGGACCGAGTCATACAGATGAAGAACAAATTTTTGCAACCGATGCAAGTCATGATATTCAATTTCCTAAGCATACAGACAATTATGATGAAATTTCTAATTACTTAGAAATGAATGTTAATTATTTAGAAAACATGGATATTTTTGATCGAATTTGGGAAAAATATTTAGAAAATAATGCATAAGTAAAGAAGGCGGAAAAGTCATAATAGACTTTTGTACCGTCTTCTTTTTTCTTGTGGTATGATGCAAAGTATAGAAATACTCATGGTATAAAAATGGAGGAAACACATGCAAAATAAACAAATACCTTTTCATAGATATATTATATCACTCATTTGTGTAGCGGTTATTTCTGGTGGCGGCGTATATATTGCCAACAATTCAGGAGTCACATTAGCTTCAGAGGAAGAAGATGAACTACAAAAAGTTCATACCTTGTATCGTACATTACAAGAAGATTATTATCAAAAAGTTGATAAAGATACGCTGATTGAAGGAGCCCTTAAAGGCATGACTGAAGCATTAAATGATCCGTATACAACTTATTTGGGCAAAGAAGAAGCAGAGCAATTGTCAAATTCGTTAGCTGATAGTTTTGAAGGCATCGGTGCAACACTGACTTTAGTTGATAATTTACCTGAAGTTGCACAAGCCCCAGTCAAAGACAGTCCTGCTGAAAAAGCTGGTTTAAAAGTTCATGATAAAATTTTAAAAGTGGATGGAAAAGAAACCATTGGGCAAACCTTAAATGAAGTGGTACAGTCGATTCGTGGCGAAAAAGGTACACAAGTAACGTTAACCATTCAGCGGGCAGACAAAACATTTGATGTTGAAATTACTCGTGGAAAAATTCCAATTGCTTCTTTAATCGCAGAAATGGATGAAAACCAACCGACGATTGGTAAGATTCAAATTGCTAGTTTTAATGAAAGTACTGCACGTGAGTTACAAGAGGCAATTGAAAAGTTGCGCAAAGAAGGAGCACAATCATTTATCATTGATTTAAGACAAAATCCTGGTGGTTATTTAAGTCAAGTTGAAGCTATGGCAAGTATGTTTTTAGAAGATGGTCAAACGATTGTTCAATTTGAAACGGATGACCAAATTGTCGGTTCCAGTAAAGCATCTAGTGACTTAGACGGTGGGTTTAAGGTGACGGAACCTGTTGCAGTATTAGTCGATGGTGGCAGTGCTTCAGCCTCAGAAATTTTTGCAGCAGCGTTAAAAGAATCCGCTAATGTACCTGTAATTGGCACCAAAACTTTTGGGAAAGGGACCGTTCAAGCAGTGAATGGTTTTGGAGACCAGAGTGAGCTGAAAATGACGGTTCAAAAGTGGTTAACGCCATCTGGTGAATGGATTAATGAAAAAGGATTAAAACCGACGATTGAAGTTGATTTTCCAGAGTATGCCTACCTACCACCATTACCGAAAAATGAAACGTTAAAAAAAGGAATGACCTCCGAAGACGTAGAAAATTTAAATACATTCTTACATGTATTGGCATATCAAACAGAAGGCAATACCTTTAATGATGCAACAGAACAAGCGGTCAAAGATTTCCAATCATCCAATAAGTTAAAAGAAACCGGAGAAGTAGATGCCGAAACAGCAGTGGTTATTGAATTGAAAATAACAGACCAACTGCGCAAGTCCGATCAAATGTACGAGAAAGCAGTTGAAGTATTGACGAAAGAGTCGAAACAATGAAAACAGTAAACAAAGACCGCTTTTTTGAAATAGTTTGGATGATTTTGAAATATACTTTTGTTGCCGGAGCACTGGCTATAATGATTCGGGGATTTCTATTGATTCCAGTTCCTGTTGAAGGAAATTCTATGGAGACAACTTTACAGCAAGGAGATATGGTTGTTGTTGAAAAGATTTCTGAGATCAAACGTTTTGATATTATTGTTTTTCAACTATCAGATGGAACAACGTATATTAAACGGGTAATTGGTCTACCTGGAGAATCTGTTAGTTATGCAGACGATAAACTGTATATTAATGGTAAACAAGTTAATGAACCTTTCTTAGAGAAAAACTTGGCAGAAAATGATGAGCCGATTCCTTTCACCTATGACTTTAAATTTGAAGAATTGATGGGTGTAGAAAAATTAGGAAAAGACAGCTATTTTGTTATTGGAGACAATCGACGTTTATCTAAAGATAGTCGCTCATTTGGTGCAATTTCTGAAGAAAACATTTTAGGTAAGGCTCGTTTTGTCTATTACCCATTTACACATATTAAGTTTATTTAGAAGCTATGAATTAGGCTTGTTTAAACATGCACTATCTAAATAATTGAGCGCAATGTCTCAATTGTTTAGATAGTTTTTTTATGTAAATCACCGTCATTTTTTGACAAAAAACGTAATTTGTCGTACAAGTTTGAAGGGTTTTTGATTGTTAAATTTAAGGAAAAATTTCATAATAAATTTGTATTTAACAATTTAATGAAAGAAGATGTTTCTATGTATCGAAGTAATGGAAATTATGAAGCGTTTGCTCGTCCAAAAAAACCAGAAAATGTCGATCGTAAACAAGCTTATTTAGTTGGATCCGGTTTAGCGTCCTTGGCAGCTGCTGCTTTTTTAGTACGCGATGGCCAAATGAAAGGAGAAAATATTCACATTTTCGAGGAACTACCCCTTGCTGGGGGAAGCTTGGATGGTATTTTAGATCCAACAAAAGGATTTATTATTCGTGGTGGACGCGAGATGGAAAATCACTTTGAATGTCTGTGGGATTTATTCCGTTCAGTGCCCTCTCTTGAAGTGGAAGATGCTTCGGTGTTAGATGAATTTTATTGGTTAAATAAAGAAGATCCGAATTCTTCTAATTGTCGTGTGATTGAAAACCGTGGCGAACGTATTCCAACAGACGGTAAATTTACATTATCTGATCAAGCTTCAGAAGAGATTGTTCGTTTGTTTCTTATGACAGAAGATAGTTTACAAGATAAAAAAATTACAGATGTCTTTTCAGAAGAATTTTTTGAGTCTAACTTTTGGACGTATTGGTCAACCATGTTTGCTTTTGAAAAATGGCATTCAGCAATGGAAATGCGTCGTTATATTATGCGTTTCATCCATCATATTGATGGGTTACCAGATTTATCTGCTTTGAAATTTACAAAATATAACCAATATGAATCATTAGTCTTACCATTGGTTCGCTATTTAGAAGCGCATCATGTGCATTTCCAATATGATACTATGGTAAAAAATATTATCGTGGAACATGAAAATGGATTAATAGCAAAAGAATTGATTCTTGAAGTGAATGGTGAAGAACAACGTGTGTCTTTAACGACAGATGATTTAGTCTTTGTAACGAATGGTAGCATTACTGAAAGTACGACATATGGGGATAATGATCACCCAGCCCCTATTACTCATGAGCCCGGTGGTAGCTGGCAGTTATGGCAAAATTTAGCGAAACAAGACCCAGCATTAGGTAATCCTAGTAAGTTCTGTGAAAATTTACCTGAAGAAAGTTGGTTTGTTTCTGCAACTTTAACGACGCTTGATGATAAAATAGCGCCATATATCGAAAAAATTAGCAAACGTGATCCTTATGCTGGCAAAGTTGTCACTGGCGGAATCGTTACAGCTAAGGATTCTGGATGGCTAATGAGTTATACCCTAAATCGACAACCACATTTTAAAAATCAACCTAAAGATCAATTAGTCGTGTGGATTTATGGCTTACTTTCGGATAAAAAAGGTGATTTTATTAAGAAAAAAATTACGGAATGTTCAGGAAATGAAATCGCACAAGAATGGTTATATCATTTAGGTGTACCAGTGGAAATAATTCCTGACTTAGCTCGTCATTCAGCGAATACAATTCCTTGCTATATGCCTTACATTACGTCTTATTTTATGCCTCGTGCTAACGGAGACCGTCCGCTAGTAGTTCCAGAAGGCTCTAAAAATTTAGCTTTTATTGGAAACTTTAGCGAGACCGAACGAGATACAGTTTTTACCACAGAATATTCCGTCCGTACCGCAATGGAAGCCGTGTATAGCTTATTAAAAGTTGATCGAGGTGTACCAGAAGTCTTTGCGTCAGCCTATGATATTCGCACCTTATTATCTTCAACGAATCGTTTAATGGATGGTAAAAAAATTACAGACATGCACGTTCCTTGGTTAATTAAAGTGTTAGAAAAACGCGGGTTGAAAAAAGTCGAAGGAACGTTTATTGAAGAGTTATTAAAAGACAGTCATTTAATTTAATAGAGAAAAAACACCTTTCTCAAGTTCGAGAAGGGTGTTTTTTTATGAAAGATATTGCTTGACAGGGGCAAATGTTTTGCGATGAATTGGTGTGATTCCATGTGTTGCGAGCCCATCAAGGTGAATTTTTGTTCCGTAACCAGCATTTTTATCAAAGCCATAATGTGGATATAATTTGTGATAATCCTTCATTAAATTATCCCGATAAACTTTTGCAATGATACTTGCTGCAGCAATTGAAATAGAACGCGCATCCCCTTTAATAATTTTTTCTTGAGGAAAAGGTAACTCTAAAGTCATCGCATCAATTAATAAATGCTCAGGTTGCGGTGTTAATTGGACGACTGCTTGCATCATCGCTTGTTTACTTGCTTGATAAATATTTAAGGTATCAATTTCTTCAGGTGAGAGAATTCCGATTCCGATAGCAATTGCTTGCTCTTTAATTTCTTTTGCAAGTAATTCCCGTTTTTTTTCAGACAATTGCTTGGAATCGTTTAAACCTAAAATTTCACAGTTTTGTGGTAAGATCACTGCTGCGGCAACCACTGGACCTGCTAAAGGGCCACGACCCACTTCATCGATACCCGCTATTAGCATATGCCCTTGGTCATAACAAGCATGTTCAAATAACTGCATTTCAGTATACTTTGTTTTGAGTTGTGCCTCTTTTTCTAAGCGTTTTTCAAGCTGTGTCAATAATTTTTGAACGCCTAATCGTGAATCTTGACGCAAGCTTACCACATAGGGATCGTCTAAAGATGAAAGAGATTGTAGTTGTTCTTTAATCGTCGCAATAGATTCAATCTTCATCAAGTCCCACTCCAAATTCTTCACAACGATCTAATGTATATCTTCCTAATTTTCCTTGACGAATGTCATGAATGACCCGTTCACTTCCCCGTTCGTAATTATCGCGAAAGCCTAATTTTTCAGTAATTGTCATCAACAGTTCAGGACCTAATTGTGAGAGTTCTTCTTCTGATAAATGATAACGTTGAACCAATTGCTTTGGATAGTAACGCGCAAAGAAATCCAGTCCATAAATGGCAATATCATCTAAATGCAAAAGTTGGTCTTTGATAGCACCTGTTAATGCAAGTTTTTTGCCGATTTCTTGATCTTCAAATTTTGGCCATAAGATTCCAGGAGTATCTAATAATTCTAATTCACTTCCATAACGAATCCATTGTTGTCCTTTAGTTACGCCAGGTTTGTTTCCTGTTTGAGCAATTTTTTTGCCAGCTAATCGGTTTAAGAGTGTTGATTTTCCAACGTTTGGAATGCCTATAACCATTGCACGAATAGCACGTGGTTTTAGACCACGATTGCGATCGCGTTCTAATTTTGCTTTGAGGGCTTCTTTAGCTTTTGCAACAATCGCTTTGACTCCTTTATTTTCTTGGGCATTAATTGCTAAAACGGAAAAACCTTTCTCAATAAAATATTTTTCCCACTGTTTTGTTTGATTAGGATCAGCAAGGTCAGCTTTGTTAATTAAAACAAGGCGTGGTTTTTGTTGAAGAATTTGGTCAAGCATAGGGTTACGAGATGCTAAAGGTAGTCGTCCGTCAACTAATTCAAAAACAATATCCACGTATTTTAATTTTTCGCTTACTTCTCGTTTCGCTTTTGCCATATGACCAGGAAACCA includes:
- a CDS encoding thymidylate synthase, translated to MEQAYLDLGKKILEEGNQKGDRTGTGTKSIFGHQMRFDLQQGFPLLTTKRVPFGLIKSELLWFLKGDTNIRYLLQHNNHIWDEWAFERYVKSSDYQGPDMTDFGRRCLIDEEFNEVYQKELAAFCQKIVDDEAFAKQHGDLGKVYGYQWRHWETVNGGFIDQIQDLISMIKTNPNSRRLIVSAWNPEDVPTMALPPCHTMFQFYVNDGKLSCQLYQRSADVFLGVPFNIASYALLTHLIAHETGLAVGEFIHTLGDAHLYNNHFDQMSEQLTRDVRPAPKLILNEDKQSIFDFEMTDITLEGYNPHPTIKAPIAV
- a CDS encoding GDSL-type esterase/lipase family protein; translation: MKIQKIIGPIIVVFLLAFLTFLVLQQAFPKVQPRLNGTSQVATEKYKETIRYTALGDSLTEGVGDDTKRGGFVPIVANDLQEEFQLTSVEVENYGVAGERSDQIYKRLKKETEIQNNMAESDIITLTVGGNDLMKVIQNNIFGLSMKTFEKPLKKYQTQLTELLTELRNLNPHAPIYVVGVYNPFYVNFPEITDMQTIVDNWNEGTKEIVEENENVYFIPINELIASGLGEPAITVQTEDSSRETGNDLNIVKNNVLYDKDKFHPNNIGYQLMAKAVKDELISTKNEWLLKESE
- a CDS encoding YpmS family protein, with the translated sequence MTPEEKPSTKKTFSWKEWNKWKVAFFVLIGIVIGSSIFLFTRITEKRDFTKHDIPELVEREGSPVLNIRSNKEQINSLIDFYLDEYQQDTDVKYEFRLENEALLTGEFKILGFPVTFYLYFDPYVMDNGNVQLKAKSLSIGTLGVPITEVMKMIQRNYDMPKWIEINPKEETVMLRLDQFRMQNGLFLKADKINLVDDEIQVSLYLPESKEKE
- the lepB gene encoding signal peptidase I; translated protein: MKTVNKDRFFEIVWMILKYTFVAGALAIMIRGFLLIPVPVEGNSMETTLQQGDMVVVEKISEIKRFDIIVFQLSDGTTYIKRVIGLPGESVSYADDKLYINGKQVNEPFLEKNLAENDEPIPFTYDFKFEELMGVEKLGKDSYFVIGDNRRLSKDSRSFGAISEENILGKARFVYYPFTHIKFI
- the ylqF gene encoding ribosome biogenesis GTPase YlqF; protein product: MAIQWFPGHMAKAKREVSEKLKYVDIVFELVDGRLPLASRNPMLDQILQQKPRLVLINKADLADPNQTKQWEKYFIEKGFSVLAINAQENKGVKAIVAKAKEALKAKLERDRNRGLKPRAIRAMVIGIPNVGKSTLLNRLAGKKIAQTGNKPGVTKGQQWIRYGSELELLDTPGILWPKFEDQEIGKKLALTGAIKDQLLHLDDIAIYGLDFFARYYPKQLVQRYHLSEEELSQLGPELLMTITEKLGFRDNYERGSERVIHDIRQGKLGRYTLDRCEEFGVGLDED
- a CDS encoding dihydrofolate reductase → MLVALWAQDKNGLIGKDNQLPWSLPADLKFFKETTIGNTIVMGRKTFEGMGKRALPSRQTIVLTRDKNYQSEGVLVMHTVEEILDYAKQSGHPVYIIGGALIFKDYLPYCDQLLRTMIDEEFDGDIYMPEIDWSQWELVQSTEGVVDEKNKYAHRYETFERK
- a CDS encoding DegV family protein, whose amino-acid sequence is MGNLKIVTDSSCTMKKSVRDQLNIHVVPLSVMIDGVVYRDDDQLPGEKFMEMMSTSKELPKTSQPPIGEFAELYDELGKDGSEILSIHMTKALSGTVEAARQASNLSKSNVTVVETDMTDQGLSFAVIRAAELAQEGKSLNEVLPVVQNILSNTKLFIGLSTLENLVKGGRISRAKGMLSSFLNMRVIMELKNSELIPVVKGRGVKTFNKWFEELKNELKNNPAVKQIGISYAGGLEQSEKFKRELQEIFPKMDICLLHTTPIIATHTGEGAFAIMYYTE
- the msrA gene encoding peptide-methionine (S)-S-oxide reductase MsrA, with translation MERAIFAGGCFWCMIQPFDELPGIHSVLSGYTGGHVENPTYEQVCSHTTGHTEAVEIIFDPELISFKDLVEIYWQQTDPTDAFGQFEDRGDNYRPVIFYFNDEQKKIAEESKQALQDSGRFDKPIVTSIESAQPFYPAELYHQDYYKKNPTNFERSHARREAFLKENW
- the trhA gene encoding PAQR family membrane homeostasis protein TrhA, producing the protein METSKFTRKYLIVNEVLNAVTHGVGFGLSIAGLVILLVKGAHLGSPIHVVSYALYGSTMILLFLFSTLFHSLIFTKAKKVFQVFDHASIFLLIAGSYTPFCLLSIQGWLGWTLFVAIWLLAISGIVYKSITLHKQETVSKISTVIYIIMGWLCLFAFQPLTQSLGLWGTILLASGGVSYTVGALFYSLKHVRFMHVVWHLFVMLGAGLMYFSVLFFT
- a CDS encoding S41 family peptidase, which encodes MQNKQIPFHRYIISLICVAVISGGGVYIANNSGVTLASEEEDELQKVHTLYRTLQEDYYQKVDKDTLIEGALKGMTEALNDPYTTYLGKEEAEQLSNSLADSFEGIGATLTLVDNLPEVAQAPVKDSPAEKAGLKVHDKILKVDGKETIGQTLNEVVQSIRGEKGTQVTLTIQRADKTFDVEITRGKIPIASLIAEMDENQPTIGKIQIASFNESTARELQEAIEKLRKEGAQSFIIDLRQNPGGYLSQVEAMASMFLEDGQTIVQFETDDQIVGSSKASSDLDGGFKVTEPVAVLVDGGSASASEIFAAALKESANVPVIGTKTFGKGTVQAVNGFGDQSELKMTVQKWLTPSGEWINEKGLKPTIEVDFPEYAYLPPLPKNETLKKGMTSEDVENLNTFLHVLAYQTEGNTFNDATEQAVKDFQSSNKLKETGEVDAETAVVIELKITDQLRKSDQMYEKAVEVLTKESKQ
- a CDS encoding YozE family protein codes for the protein MRRSFYQYLMTLKGPSHTDEEQIFATDASHDIQFPKHTDNYDEISNYLEMNVNYLENMDIFDRIWEKYLENNA
- a CDS encoding oleate hydratase, producing MYRSNGNYEAFARPKKPENVDRKQAYLVGSGLASLAAAAFLVRDGQMKGENIHIFEELPLAGGSLDGILDPTKGFIIRGGREMENHFECLWDLFRSVPSLEVEDASVLDEFYWLNKEDPNSSNCRVIENRGERIPTDGKFTLSDQASEEIVRLFLMTEDSLQDKKITDVFSEEFFESNFWTYWSTMFAFEKWHSAMEMRRYIMRFIHHIDGLPDLSALKFTKYNQYESLVLPLVRYLEAHHVHFQYDTMVKNIIVEHENGLIAKELILEVNGEEQRVSLTTDDLVFVTNGSITESTTYGDNDHPAPITHEPGGSWQLWQNLAKQDPALGNPSKFCENLPEESWFVSATLTTLDDKIAPYIEKISKRDPYAGKVVTGGIVTAKDSGWLMSYTLNRQPHFKNQPKDQLVVWIYGLLSDKKGDFIKKKITECSGNEIAQEWLYHLGVPVEIIPDLARHSANTIPCYMPYITSYFMPRANGDRPLVVPEGSKNLAFIGNFSETERDTVFTTEYSVRTAMEAVYSLLKVDRGVPEVFASAYDIRTLLSSTNRLMDGKKITDMHVPWLIKVLEKRGLKKVEGTFIEELLKDSHLI
- a CDS encoding ribonuclease HII, with amino-acid sequence MKIESIATIKEQLQSLSSLDDPYVVSLRQDSRLGVQKLLTQLEKRLEKEAQLKTKYTEMQLFEHACYDQGHMLIAGIDEVGRGPLAGPVVAAAVILPQNCEILGLNDSKQLSEKKRELLAKEIKEQAIAIGIGILSPEEIDTLNIYQASKQAMMQAVVQLTPQPEHLLIDAMTLELPFPQEKIIKGDARSISIAAASIIAKVYRDNLMKDYHKLYPHYGFDKNAGYGTKIHLDGLATHGITPIHRKTFAPVKQYLS